The Tribolium castaneum strain GA2 chromosome 3, icTriCast1.1, whole genome shotgun sequence sequence TTTTTCTCATTCATGCACGATTCAAACGCAAAAAGGCATTGCCAGAGTTGAGTTCCATAGAAAACTACTTCTGTAAAATAGTGAAATGTTTCCCAAAATACTGAAAACGGTTGGAAGGCATTTAACGCTGCACttaagtttttattgtatttaaacAATGATtctaaatgcaaataactaaaaacgatatttttgaaacaatcaACAATCCTATTACATAGAAAAGGTTGTTTGGGTTTAATTTACATTCACTTGATGAAATTTtacagttattaataataggagtgcgaaaacacaagcttaaagttcgagggctgtcttttacaacgagcgtatgcgagaaccttaagcgttttcgcataggtgttatcattttatttgttggaacattttaatttaaaacaagttgCTAtggggaaacgtgttttaaaatagtgtttataatctagaattcaggtattaaaaagaaggcttaaaatgttaccaacaaaaaaaaggaAACATATTTAAGACACCACAAAAACGATTCAAaacatatgaaaattaaaaatgatataTGGTTTCAcatgaaataaaaactcattttataaGTTCtgtaaactttttattaaagatataATATTCATATTCTTAATGAAAAGTATAACTAAATAACAAATGAACTCGATAATGTAAGAAACACTACTAACTAAATTTGTCGCCAAGAGTATCATTATTACGTCGGTTTGTCCGCATAAGCGTCTTTGAAGAAAACCAATAGCAAGGgcttagttttatttttgttatctaTGTAATATTCCGCTCCTGAAACAAAACTCCGTGCAAACACTTAAACTCAAACAACATACCCAAGTTACCTTGTGGAACAATGAATATGTCatgttttttatacaaatcacACTTGTCCTGTATCCCCACCTCCGCTTTTCCTTCTACAACTACGAACGACTGAAAATAACCTGGTCAGTAATGAAAACATTCAATAAAATCGTAAGGCAAAATACCATAGTGTGATTCTTAGTTTTAAATAATGGCTTTGACATTCCTCCGCTTATCTTCAACCATCCCAGTTTTACAGCTTCCGTCACAGCGTACGTGACACCAGGCAAGTTAGCGATCGGTTTGTACACCGGATTTTTGAAACTGTATcctgtaaaattaataataaagagAGAAATTTTTAACTACAAATTCGACTCACTAATAAGCTCATTAGTTGCTGGACAGATCATGAAATTACCGCTTGAGTCGCGTTGAGTCTCGACTACCTTTTTCAAGGAATCCCTAACTTTTTTCGCGCTGGTTTTGGTACTAGACCGTTTAGATATTCTTCCAGATATAACAGAATTTTTCTTGATACTCTCTTGTGCTTGCAACGGTGGTGAAGAAAAGACGGTGTTATGAAGTTCTTCAGAACCAATGTTCCTTGAAGTAATTTCTTCTAGTCTTACAAATggtatttgagtgttttgtgCAACATTTTCTGCACTAACATAATCGGAGGTAATTACATTTTCTCCAACAATGTAATCACTTCTGGTTAGATTTGTCTCCGATTCAGAAACAGTCCTAGTTTCTTGACGTTTTGGGGTCTCATCTTTCTTAAGTTTCTTACTTGATTGTTTTTTAGCCGGTTTCTTAGTTTTCCTTTTCGACTTTTGAGTATTACCTTCCATTTCAACTTCCGACTCCATAATTGGTGGCATTTGAGTTATACGAGTACGCCGTTTTTGTAGTCCCGAAAGTCGAAATGAACATTCAGGCGTTACTTGTGATATATGCCTTACCGCCGTTGCGACTTTATCTATAAGAAAACTATTCAAaacagagaaaaaatgtgattagGTTTTACAATATCTGTCCCTTTCAGTGCATAGGATGTAACCAGCTGAATTAATCTTTGTTTGTTTTCGTTGCCTTCCCGATCTCCTTTGCATACCTAAAATACACAGtgacttaaaaaatacaaaacaattttaaactgaCATCCTGTTGTGTCGTCAGTTGTCGTTTCAGTAATTCCTGTTGTACTTTGGGCTTCAGACTTCGTTGTAGAACGTTTTGTCTGCTTTTTTccctttttattttgtgttttcctCGCTGTACTTTTTTCAGCTGATTTATTAACGCTATCTAAAAATAAGTACAGTAGGTTTCGCAACCACAAAAACGAGTTTCACAAGCAACTTACTATTTAGTGATggtttctgttgcaaattgtCCAGATTCGGTGCACCGAAATTAGTATCCTGATTATTTGATTCAAAAAATGCTTCAACTTCGCGTGACGTTTCTTCATCACTATTAGTCATTACGTCTATAaatgaaaatgcaaataattttttcatgaaaaatacaattttcagagtttcaaaaaatatgcAGGGTGTTTCAGCGACTTCAAAAAATTCGTTACTGAACTTAAATGTGAGATTTATTTCCCAAAGCCGTAGATACTaacccaaaaattattttcaaatatataattttcgaaaaaatatttaagaattttaagaaacctcttaatttttttattttcttagttgcaaaaaactaaaacgaaATGATATCCTTAAAGCTAgaactttcttctttaaagtggtgGACCCTTATCTAGggttcttagtttttgaatactaataaatttttaaataaagcgtgttttcgttaaaaaatatatttcaaaaactaagcaaactCGATCATTAAAAGTTTAGGTTAAAATCATCAGTTTTTAAAACTATATTCACAAACGCAAAAAATATGGGGTGTCCCATTAGCTGTCACAATTAGCTATTATATACATAAGTAATTTTACTCATGCACTTCAAAGAAATAATACtcatgtaatttatactttcaattaGATATCTACtcattaaaaactattttacagttttatcaaccttttttaaaaaaaattaatcggtaaaatgcgacgttggcgtttttatagttttgaaacagcttgtAGGTAGCTCATTTCCGAAACAgtctttaatttcgaaaataatttatatgaGTCAAGGGATTAGTATTTTGGGCTTTCTAACATTTAATGGtcaataaaagattttttctcTTCATTGAGTCACCCTGCAGTTATAAAACCCACACTGACCTAATCCTGATTCCAAAATATGTATATTGTCTACATTTCTTAGTTGTTGTTTTTGTGTTCCTGCTGgctttttactatttttttgtgtagcaCTTGCATGTACGACCGCCTTAACTGACACTCTTTGCGATTCATCGGAACCACTGTCATCAGTGACACTGTGttccttatttttatttgcaagacACTTTACtattgctttttgtttttttgatggACTTGCGTtctgtttctttttttctgtCTTTAAATTTTGCCCTGATTTCTTTCCCTTCTCCAAATATTCCATTTCTTTCATCGAACTTTCACCAAATAAGTCATTTCTccagttatttgtatttgtacCATATGACACCATTTCTCCATCGTCTTGTGTCATATTTTGCTTGCCACTCTTGGAATCGTTTATATCTGATCTTCTTAGTTTTTTGAGCGGACTTTCAGTCCTATCCCGTTTCTTCTGTCCTTTCCGTGTACTCTCAACCTTTTTATTTTCCTCGTTCAAAAAACGTTCAGTTAATAGTTCACTATTAGACGTCACTTCTTGAAAATGATTAGCGTCTAGTACGTTATGTTTCGTCTGTGATTTAGTTGGACTTCGGCTTTgtctctttttatttttaactcctGGATTCTCTTCTGGTTCCTTTATTAAAGTTTCAACCCTTTCTTTTTCCTTTCCCTTTGCCCTACTTTTCATCCGTCCTCGGTCCGCCGTTTGAGGTACTTCACTTGCAACTGAACTATTCATACTTCTTTCATCCAGCTTTAGTTTACTCTGCTTTGCGTTTTTCGTTGCATTCTTCAAAAATCTTCCCGAACCCCTTTTCAACTTCTTTTTATTAACGAAAACTTTGGGTTTCGGGCGCATTTTCGGTAGGAAAGTGTCATCAAAAGACTCCTCATCGGAACTTCCAAACGCTAGTAAAGAATTTGCATTTAACGCAACATTTTCGTGAGGTACAATCGTCGCTCGCCATGGTACTCCAGTATCAATTCTCGAAAAATTCTCCATTCGGGATTCCACAGGCGGtctcttcaaaaaattgtcttctAACTTGTCGATCAAATCTGCGAGCCTCTTCTCCGTGaccattttctcaaaatcgagTTCTTCACTCCTAGAGAATGAAAGATCACAGTTGGATCTCCTGCTCCTTGACAGCTTTTTCGCCCCCGCTAGTGAATTATTATTGGAAGTTTGCACCATTTTATCAGTGGTTTCgaaaatatttgcgtttttccgAGACATTGTCGAGGCATTTTTATCCAAGCGCTGGTTGTTGACCACAGGTTCGGCGCGAAGAGACGCCGCAATATTCTCGTTGCTTCGGTGTAACGACAACACAAGGTTTTCCAAGCGCTGGCTTCTGATCGAAGTGTCGAGCTCAGACACCGAATTCGCATCGTCGTCGTAGGTTGACGACACCGCGATCGGTGTCgatatttttgctttgaagAGATTGGTACGTGAGTTCGCTGATGTGCTCGCTTTCGCCGGTTTGGTTGCGTTGCCCGGTTTGACGACGGTAATGGGTGACACTGAATTACTGGCATTCGGAAGAAAGTTTTTGTGCCGACTAAATGGCATTGGGGTACTGCTCACAACTGAAGATTTTGGTTGCGAGCGAGCCAGGTCTCGGTCCAACATCGAGGGGCGCAATTTGCATTGTCTGTTTGcctcattttttgaaaaaagatttgGACCCTTGGACGATTTCTTTAGTTCGTGGATTAGATTTCGCTGAAACAGaaaccaataattttattgtcaaCATCTAACTTTTTGATAATTTGATGACTCTCcatagttttataaattattcagagtaataataataataataataataatgattggAATCACCAAAAATCATTAGAAAAATTGGTGCAGACCTAGTCGAAATGTCGCACGACGTAATTTCCCCAACTTTAATCCTTGTAAAATTCGGAAAACCTTTCGGAATGTCTCCATATACGTGCACAAGTTTGCGAAACTTACAAACTCTTAAAGTGACTTTCGCAAATATAATTATACCACTAGGTAGGTATTTTTTTGCCTTCAATTAGTTCCCGTACTACCAGTAATTTTAGTTGTTTCGACTACAATGTGCGTTTGTTACAACCATTTGCTCGTCGTTGATGACAAATTACTAAAAACTCCGGAGCGTACACTGCAAACGATTCTAACCGGATTCAAAATCACTGGAACTGTCCTAATTCTGATTCTAATGATACGAAAACAAACGAATTTAGTTTTATCTTTGTGACGGTTGAAATCATTCGATCGAAAAATGGCACAGTTGGGAGAAACACCGTCATACTTTTCACACGAGATTTTTGTTAGcttatgttgttttttgattattttcaccCAAATAGTTTATGTACTGTCTTTGCATTATTTCCTGAAACGAAATATTGCGCAAGccgtttgttattttttctctcAAGGTTACCACTTTGTAGTAATCGCAATTTGTGTCATTTATTTAGATTACTTTTGCTTGATTTTGGGACGAAAGATcgattttgttgtaaatttgaccaaaaaactgctacAAACAGACCGAAAGACTGCGCTAAGTGTGCTTGTTTTAATTTCGGGGATGCATACTGACTTGTATAAAGCTACCAAACATTTTAACCGAatgatttccattttttgaaaaaaggttTGGACCGTtggacgatttttttatttttaatccgTGGATTAGATTTCGCTGAAACAGaaaccaataattttattgtcaaCATCTAACTTTTTGATAATTTGATTACTCtccatatttttataaattattcaaagagtaataataataataacaatgactGGAAACACCAAAAATCATTAGAAAAATTGGTGCAGACCTAGTCGAAATGTCGCACGACGTAATTGCCCCAACTTTAATCCTTGTAAAATTCGGAAAACCTTTCGGAATGTCTCCATATACGTGCAAAAGTTTGCGAAACTTACAAACTCTTAAAGTGACTTTCGCAAATATAATTATACCACTAGGTAGGTATTTTTTGCCTTCATTTAGTTCCCGCACTACCAGTTATTTTAGTTGTTTCGACTACAATGTGCGTTTGTTACAACCATTTGCTCGTCGTTGATGACAAATTACTAAAAACTCCGGAGCGTACACTGCAAACGATTCTAACCGGATTCAAAATCACTGGAACTGTCCTAATTCTGATTCTAATGATACGAAAACAAACGAATTTAGTTTTATCTTTGCGACGGTTGAAATCATTCGATCGAAAAATGGCACAGTTGGGAGAAACACCGTCATATTTTTCACACGAGATTTTTGTTTGcttgtgttgtttttttattattttcacccAAATAGTTTATGTACTGTCTTTGCATTATTTCCTAAAACGAAATATTGAGCAAGccgtttgttattttttctctcAAGGTTACCACTTCGTAGTAATCGCAATTTGTGTCATTTATTTAGATTACTTTTGCTTGATTTTGGGACGAAAGGTCGATTTTGTCGTAAATCTGACGAAAAAACTGCCACAAAAAGACCGAAAGACTGCGCTAAGTATGCTTGTTTTAATTTCGGGGATGTACACTGACTTGTACAAAGCTaccaaacattttaatcgaATGATTTCCATTCCGATTCTTGTTCTAACTCTCGGTGATATTCTCGGAGGAATCGCCATTTTAAACCTGATTTATCACAAAGATGAAGACGTTATGGATTGTATAATCTTGGGCATTTATGCACTACAAGTTTTTGCCACACTACTACCGCCAATGTacgttaaaaaaaacgtaagtAACGATCTATAGAGAAAAATGAAAAgcaattttgtaatattgtagtctacaaaaattgcaaaaattttggcaGGAAACGAAATGTTTGATCAGGatacaaaattagaaaaagcGGTACCTAACTCtgaggaccggtttatagaagcgtaattaatttaattggcaATTAAGTGATCAGTCACGTGaccacgtgaccaaattgaagcagTTCGGTTGGTGCATTagcgttgttaactttaacaacgcaattaattttaattgagctatctataaaccggctcttagattttgttcgatttattaattaaaatttctagagAGCTGTCCTcctctatcaaattttacatcaaCCAATCGAAATGACAGTTTGTGGTTTATTTCCCATGTCTATGTCGGCTTTATCTGAGGTACGTCCagtaaaatctttattttcgcattaaaactttatttacaaaaatcaatGCAAATCTTGTTTCTCTTGAACCATGTGAAGTAACGCATTTATA is a genomic window containing:
- the LOC103313626 gene encoding uncharacterized protein LOC103313626, translating into MEEQDRSSANTGDCTLTASHFQNFCRNLIHELKKSSKGPNLFSKNEANRQCKLRPSMLDRDLARSQPKSSVVSSTPMPFSRHKNFLPNASNSVSPITVVKPGNATKPAKASTSANSRTNLFKAKISTPIAVSSTYDDDANSVSELDTSIRSQRLENLVLSLHRSNENIAASLRAEPVVNNQRLDKNASTMSRKNANIFETTDKMVQTSNNNSLAGAKKLSRSRRSNCDLSFSRSEELDFEKMVTEKRLADLIDKLEDNFLKRPPVESRMENFSRIDTGVPWRATIVPHENVALNANSLLAFGSSDEESFDDTFLPKMRPKPKVFVNKKKLKRGSGRFLKNATKNAKQSKLKLDERSMNSSVASEVPQTADRGRMKSRAKGKEKERVETLIKEPEENPGVKNKKRQSRSPTKSQTKHNVLDANHFQEVTSNSELLTERFLNEENKKVESTRKGQKKRDRTESPLKKLRRSDINDSKSGKQNMTQDDGEMVSYGTNTNNWRNDLFGESSMKEMEYLEKGKKSGQNLKTEKKKQNASPSKKQKAIVKCLANKNKEHSVTDDSGSDESQRVSVKAVVHASATQKNSKKPAGTQKQQLRNVDNIHILESGLDVMTNSDEETSREVEAFFESNNQDTNFGAPNLDNLQQKPSLNNSVNKSAEKSTARKTQNKKGKKQTKRSTTKSEAQSTTGITETTTDDTTGCMQRRSGRQRKQTKINSAGYILCTERDRYYKVATAVRHISQVTPECSFRLSGLQKRRTRITQMPPIMESEVEMEGNTQKSKRKTKKPAKKQSSKKLKKDETPKRQETRTVSESETNLTRSDYIVGENVITSDYVSAENVAQNTQIPFVRLEEITSRNIGSEELHNTVFSSPPLQAQESIKKNSVISGRISKRSSTKTSAKKVRDSLKKVVETQRDSSGNFMICPATNELIRYSFKNPVYKPIANLPGVTYAVTEAVKLGWLKISGGMSKPLFKTKNHTMSFVVVEGKAEVGIQDKCDLYKKHDIFIVPQGAEYYIDNKNKTKPLLLVFFKDAYADKPT